GCCATCGTGCTCGAGGCCGCGGTGCTTCCGGTCGTCGTGTGTGTAGAAGCCGTGGAGCCTGCCGAGTGCGGCGGGCCCGTCGAGCTCGTCGAGCCTGCCAGGCTCCCCGGTGGTGAGGAAGGGGCTCGCGGGAACGGACGCGTTGAGGCCGCTCTGCCAGGCGGGGCATGGGCGTGTGTCCGGCGGGTGCTGGAGGGGCTTCGCTCGCGTGCCAAGTGGAAGTGGCGGGCGGCCCGCGTATAGGTATGACGCCCGAATTCGGCTGTCCCGTCCGAACGATGCGCGCCATACCTACGGGCGCCGCCCCGGGGGAGCGCGCGGCCGAAGCGTGTGCACCTTCGCACCGCCGGGGTAACACCCCGGCGTGTCCGGGCATACAATGCAGCATGAGCCTGCAGCGGAGATGGACTTCGCTGTGTGGAGGGCATCCTGAAGGATGGCTGGGTCCCAGAGGCCGACCAGGTGGAAGCGCACGCTCCGGTTTGGAATGAAGGGCCACGACGTGGCCCTCCTTCAAGAAGAGCTGTCGCGCCTGGGTTACTACACTTACGACATCGACGGGGTTTTCGGCTTCCTCACTAAGGAAGCGGTGAGGGAGCTGCAAAAGGCCCACAGGCTCCGCGTGGATGGGATCGCCGGCAAGGAAGTCTTTGCGGTGATCCGCTCCGGCCTTGCGAAGCCCGTGCTCAGGCACTGTGTCGCGCGCGGCGAAACGTGCGCCCACATAGCAAGGCGCTACAACATCCCCATAGAGCTCCTCCTGCACGCCAACGGTCTGCGTGACCCCGAGGTGCATGAGGGCCAGCAGCTCGACATCCCAGTCTCGCGCCTCCTCGCGTTCTTTGCAGGCGGCGATGCAGCCGAGAGGTCCTGGAGCTCCTACGAGCGTCACCTCGCCTACATTTCCGCGGTGGCCCCGCGCTGGTTCACTTTGGAGGCCGACGGCACGGTCACAGGCGAGCCGGCCAAGCGGGTCGTGTCCCTCGCTTCCCTTGCCGACATCCGCGTCGTTCCGGTGGTCGCGCCAGGACCGCCAGGACGCCGCGGTCTCGGTGCGACGGACGACGGCGATCGCAATCAACCTAGCCCTGGCGACCGTGGTTCAGTCACCGAGAGCGGCGCGAGCAGCGACGGTGGGCCCCGAGTCCCGCAGGAGGAGGCGGCGGCGAGAGACGAAGGCTCCGCCCTCGAAGCGGTGTTGATGGACGCCGCGGCGCGCCGAACCGCGATGAAGTGCATAACAGCGGCAGCAGCGCGAAGCCGTGCCAACGGCATCATCCTCTCGGTGGCGGGGGCTCCGAGCCCGAGCCCCGCGGACGCTTACGCGCTCACCTCCTTCGTACGAGAGCTTGCGTTCGCCCTCGAGCGCGACAAGCGCGACCTCACCATAGAGATCCCCGCGCCGCGCATAGCCGCGGGCGGCGTCGGCAAAGAGGGCGACCCCGGGGAACGCCCCCTGGAGTACGAAGAGCTGGCCCGGGTTACGAGAAACCTCGTCGTGCGGCTGCACGAAGAGCCGGAGCGACTCGCGATGCCAGGCCCGCCCGCGTCTCCCGCGCTCGCCCGGACCGTCATCAGGCATATGATGCGCTTCATCCCACCGTGGAAGATGATCCTGGGCATCCCGCTTTTCGGTGTCGACTTTTCAGCCGCGCCCGGGGCCCTGCCCATGCGCCGGGCCCATTCCGAGACGAAGGACATCCTGGACATCTACAAGCCCTCGGTGGTCCGGGTGGAGCCCGGCGGCGCTTGCATGTTCAGGTACAGGTCTTTCCGCGTCAACCACACGGTGTTCTTCACGGACGCGCTGGCAGCCGGAAGCTACGCCGACCTCGCCATCAAGTTCAACTTGGCGGGGCTCGCCGTGGCGGATCTGGGGGACGAGGATCCCCTAGTGTGGGACGCCTTCAGGACCAGGTTCAAAGCCCTCCGCGAGTCCGTTTTGCCAGCCTGACGGGTGCCGCCCTGAGGCGATACCCCGGGGCGACACCCCGAGGCGACGGCCAAGGAGGACAAGGTAAGATGCCGAGAGCCCTCGTCACCGGGATCACCGGCTTTGCCGGGAGCCACCTGGCTGAGTACCTGTTGAGCCGCAACGATGTGGAAGTATTCGGCACGGTGAGGTGGAGGAGCAGGACTGAGAACATCGACGCCTTCCGCGACCGAGTGAGGCTCGTCGAGTGCGATCTTTCGGATGCAACCTCAGTGGACTCGGTCATTCGCGATGTGCGACCGGACCTCATCTTTCATCTCGCTGCGCAGAGCTTCGTGCCCACGTCCTGGCTCGCCCCGGCCGAGACCCTGATGAACAACATCCTCGGAGAACTCAACCTGTTCGAGGCGGTGCGACGCGCCGGCATAGACCCGCTCATCCAGATCGCGTGCTCTTCGGAAGAGTATGGGCTCGTGTATGAGGACGAAGTACCCATAAACGAGCAAAACCCCCTCCGCCCGCAAAGCCCCTACGCCGTGAGCAAGATCGCCCAAGACTTCCTGGGCTATCAGTATTTTCGCAGCTATGGGCTACGGATTGTCCGCACGCGCACCTTCAACCACACTGGGCCCAGGAGGGGCGAGGTGTTCGCGACATCCAATTTCGCGAAGCAGATCGCCGAGATAGAGCACGGGTTGGCCGAACCCGTGCTCAAAGTGGGGAACCTCGAAGCGAGGCGTGACTTCACCGACGTGCGCGACGTCGTCCGCGCATACTGGCTCGCGCTCGAGCGCGGGGAGCCGGGCGAGGTATATGTCATCGCGAGCGGCCGGGCCTACCGGATCTCCGAGGTCGCAAACATGTTGCTGTCCATGTCCAACACCGAGATACGCATCGAGCAGGACCCCTCGCGGATGAGGCCGTCCGACGTCCCGATCCTGCTCGGCGACGCGACGAAGTTCCGGCGGAGGACCGGCTGGGAACCGGTTATCCCGTTCGAGAAGACCCTTGCCGACCTGCTGGACTACTGGCGCGGCAAGGTGAAAGCACGGTGTGCCGCACACGAGACGATCTGCCGGGATCACGGCGGCGGCGCCGACCAGGGCTGCGTCGCCGGGAAAGATGGCGGAAGCGGCGGGGACGGGGGGAACGGGGCATGAAGGCGGTGGTGCTCGCCGGCGGGAGAGGAACAAGGTTGCGGCCCCTCACGCACGATACACCCAAGGGACTGGTCCCGATGGTCACCAGACCTTTCATCGAGTACCAGATCGAGCTCCTCCGCACCCACGGCATACACAGGATCGTGCTTTGTCTGAACTACATGGCGTCCGAGTTCTCGAAGCTGGTCCAGGACGGCTCCAAGTGGGGGGTGTCTGTGGAATACGCCGTGGAGGAAACGCCGCTCGGGACGGCTGGGGCCATAAAGAACTGCGAGGCCTTCCTGGGCGGGGAGCGCGCGCTCGTGCTCAACGGCGACATCCTGACAGATATCGACCTTGCGAGGCTCCTCGCCGAGCACGAGGAGAGCGGAAGCGTTGTGACCATAACGACCGCCACGGTGGATGACCCCGCTGCGTACGGCCTTGTGCTCGCCGACCGGGAAGGCCGCGTCACTGGGTTCCTGGAGAAACCCGGCTGGGACGAGGCCGCGGTGAACACGATAAACGCGGGGATATACGTGATAGAGCCCTCGGTCATCGCCGCGCTCCCGCAAGGTCGCGAGGTCTCCTTCGAGCGCGAGGTGATCCCGGCGCTCCTCGCGAAAGGCGCCGCCGTGCGGGCTCATTCGACCCACGGCTACTGGCTGGACATCGGGACGCCGCGCAACTACTTGAAGGCTCATATGGACGTTCTCGACGGCAGGATCGATGTCATGATCCCAGGCCGCAAGGTGGGACGAGGGATATGGACCGGCAAGAACCCGGCGGTCCACCGGACCGCGCGTCTCACCGGACCCGTCGTCATGGGACACCACGTTTCGGTCCAGGCGAGGGCGCACGTGGGCCCGCGGGTCGTTTTGGGGCACGGGTGTACCGTGGCCGAGGGAGCGCAGGTATCCGAGTCGGTGCTTCACGAGAACGTCCATGTGGGCAAGGGTGCCAGGGTCCGCAGGTGCGTGCTTGCGGCGGGTGTCAGGGTTGGAGATGCATGCTGCTTGGACTCGATGATCGTGGCATCCTCGAGCTCGATCGGGGCGTGGACGTGTGTCGATCCTGGGCTCGCGGCGCCTCTCCTGGAGTAGATCGAGATTGCGCATTCTTCCGCGATGCGCTGTGGCCTCGCCCCGTTCCCGCAGAGGCTCCGCGTATCGAAATGTGCGCACATTTTGGCTAGTTGCCCGCATATAGTAGAAATGAAAAGCGAGTGTACTGGTCTCATGCCTGTCACGAGAAAGGGGGAGAGGAGATGGCTGTGGGTGTCGAGCTCAAGGAGGAGCTCCTCAAGGTCGAGCAGGTCGTCGGCGAAACCACGGCCCGTAAGGTCCTGCGCGAAATGCTCACAATTCCTGAGAACTTGCCTACCGCCGAAAAGGTCATCAGCGTCGACGCGGACATCCTCACAAGTTCGTTCCAGCTCATAAGGGGCAAGGTGCTCGTGGAGGGCACCATCAGGGTGCGGGCGCTGTACGTAGCACGGGTGGCTGCCGGCACCCAGCCGGTGCAACTCCTTGAGCAGGATGTATCCTTCGAGGTCATTGCCGAGATCCCGGGGACGGACCCCTCGATGAACGCTTTCATCGATGTGGACATCCACGACGTGTCGTTCGACTTGGTTGACGTCCGCACCCTGGACGTGCGTCTGGTTCTGTCCGCGATGGTCAAGGTTACGAGGACCGAGCAGATCGAGGTGGTGACCGAGGTCACCGGCCCGCCGGACCTCCAGGTGGCTAGGGAGCTCTTGAAGGTCGAGGATGTGGTAGGGGAGGCGACCGCGCAGGCCCTTGTGAGCAGCCGGCTTGCAGTCCCGCCTGAGAAGCCGGACATCGAGTCGGTCATCAGCGCGGAGGCGAAGCCCCGACTCACCGACGTCCAGGTCCTCGACGGTCAGGTTGTGGCCGAAGGCCTCATCGATGTTGACGTCCTGTACGCGGCGGTGCCTCACGATCCTTACATGCCGAGGTTGCCGGTGCATTTCTTCTCGACGCAGCTTCGGTTCTCGCAGGTCATCGAGGTCCCTGGGGCGGCTGTGGGCATGAGGGCGCAGGTAAGGCTCGTGCTAGAGGCGGTGACCTTTACCGAACTTGATTTTCGCACGGTGAGCGTCGACGTGGTCCTCAAGTTGACCGCGAAAGTCACGGTCGTCAGGCAGCTCGAGGTCGTCACGGAAGTGACCTCCAAGACCACCGTGCTCGACGTGGAGAAAAGGCTGCTCCGCGTGGAAGACGTCATCGGCGAGGACACGGTGCAAACGATACTCAAGGAGGCGCTCGAGGTTCCAAGGGAGAAGCCGAACATCGAGCGCGTCCTCAGAATCGACTGCTCGGTCAAAGAGGCATCTTACAGGATCATCGATGGCAAGGTGATCGTCGAGGGCGTCGTCGAACTGCAGACGCTTTACGTGGCCCAGACCCCCGAGCGCGACCAACCGGTGCACCACATGTCCCATCGCCTGAAATTCACTCAGGTGGTTGAGGTGCCCGGGACTCAGGAAGGGTTCCTGGCCGAGACGCGCATCGCGATAGAACACGTTGACTTCGAGGTGCTTGATGACAGGCACTTCACCGCGAAGGTCCTCGTCGGCGTGTTCGCGAAGGTCACCGAGCCCGTCCAGCTAAACGTTGTGGTGAACGTCGTGGTCGTCACGCCGCCGGAGGTGCCGTGCGCGCAGCCAACAATCGTAATGGTTACTATCCAGCCTGGCGATACTCTCTGGGCTCTCGCGCGCAAGTACAACACGACCGTGGCCGCGATAATCCACGCCAACCCGGGCATTCAGCCGGAGAATCTCCAGGTGGGCCAGGTGATCCAGATCCCCGCCTGCCCGGCGCCGAAGGGCTGAGCCGAGCTGGCCGAAGCAGCAGCGTTTCAGGCCCGTCATGACTTCCGTTCCGGGCGTCGGGCGCCTGGGCAAAGGCCACGGGGACCGTGCCCGTGGCCTTTGCCCGAAAGAGGCACGCAACTTTAGCCCGGCGGCGGGAGGCGACCGGTGGTCGCTTCTTTGCGGGGTTCAGGAAAGCACGATTGCGGGAAAGGGAGGGAGAAACGAGATGGTTCTAAGGAGGGAGCGGCTGAAGCTCTTCGAGGTGGTCGGCGAGCGGCTGACCAGCGTCACGTTGAGAAGCGTGCAGTCGGTGCCCAACGGGAAGCCCGACGTCCAGAAGATCTTGAGCATCGTGAACGTGACGGTGTCGGCCACCGGCACGCCGCTGCCACACAAAGTGGTCGTGGAGGGCACGGCGACGGTCCAGACGATCTACGTTGCCGCGACCGCTGACCAGCCCGTGCACCACATGGAACATACCATCAGCTTCGTCCAGTTCGCGGACGTTCCGGGGTCACAGCCGGGCATGACCGTGCTCGTGAGGCCGAGGGTTACATTCTCGGACATAGTGATCAGGAACCCAAGGGAAATCGAGATCGAGCTTATAATCGAGCTCCTTGTGAAGGTCACTCAGCTTGTGCAGCTTGACGTCGTGACCGACGTGATGTTCAAGAGCATCCCGGTCAAGGTGGAGAAAAACCTCGTCCGAGTCGAACGCGTGGTTGGCGAAAACACCGGCCAGGTGATACTGAGCAACACGCTCACCGTGCCGGCCGGCAAGCCGCCGATGATGAAGATCCTCGGCATCATCAGCACAGAGGTGATGCCCACTGAGGTGAGGGTGATCCCCGACCTCGTCATCATCCAGGGGCAGATCAGGACCCAGATTCTCTACGTCGCGAACTTGCCGGACCAGCCGGTGCATCACATGCACCAGACCGTCAACTTCCTCGTGAACATCAGGATCCCCGGGGCCATGCCCGGCCTTATGGTCGAGCTTTTCCCAACTGTGGAATTCGCCCAGGCGACGCTCGTAGACCCGATGACGCTCATGCAGGATATCGTCATAAGCATATTCGCAAAGGTCACGGAGATCCAGCAGATGAGGGTCGTGACCGACGTCAGGTCCGACAGAATACCCATCAATGCCGTGCGGCAGCTGGTCGCCATCGAGGATGTTGTGAACGAGTCGACCCAGCAGGTCAACGTCCGCCAGCAAGTCACGGTTCCTGCCGAGAAGCCCGCGGCCGCCAAGATCATCAGCGTCTTCAGCTCGGCGGTGGAGATAACCCGCTCGGACATCCTGGACGGCAAGGTGATCATCGAGGGCAGGCTCGTCCTGCAGGTGATATACGTCGCGGCGCTGCCAGATCAGCCGGTTCACCACATGCACCTGGAGGTGCCGTTCACCACTTTCGTGGACCTGCCAGGCGCGGCCGCCGGGATGAACATCTTCGTGCGGCCGAGGGTGGAGTTCGCCAGCGCTCAGCTCCTGCCGGTAGGGGTTACCCCGCCACCCGAGATCGGCACGCGGGACGTGCTTGTCGACGCCATAGTCGAGCTATTCGTCAAGGTCACGAAGACCGTGCAGAAACACGTGGTCGTCGATGTGCTTGTGCCTGATGAATTCCGGGACATGAACTGACTATACCCGGGGTTGCCGGTGTTGCCTTCAAGGGGCGGCGCGCTTGCGGCGCGCCTCGTTCGAATTCGGCGCGGGGGCACGCCGAATGCTCGACGCCCCGTCGTGCAAGCACCGGCAACCCTAGTACCATCAAGGAGAGTGGCGAAGACTTGCGGCGCCATGCCTTGGCGAGGGTGCGTTAGTCCTCGCCGCTCTTCCAGTAGTAGCCCAGTAGCTGCCGGGTTGCCGGTATTGCACTCGGGGACGGCGCCCCAAGCGGGGCGTGGGGCGTAGGGCGTGGGGCGCAGGGCGCAGGGCGCGGCGCGCGCTTCGGCCAAATGCGGCCCGCCTGGCCAGCGGCCGGGTTTTGACACCCCTTGTGCAATCACTGGCAACCCTTGTCATTGAGCAGAGGCATTATGGCGCCTGCACTCAGGGGCGCGCGCGTACCGAGAGATGACGTGGTAAAGAGGCAACGAGAGGCAACGGGCAATCGCCGGGGTCATTCGACCGTCCCGTAGCTCGCGACCATTGTGCTGTCCCGCTAAGAAGGTGTTTGTAGTGCGGAAACGCGCCCAGACCCAGAGAAGAGACGGCAACTCGTCGCAAAGGTCGCTGCACCTCTGCACCTCTGTACCTCTGCACCTCCCCGGCAGCTGCCAACCGCAGCGGCTTGGCGGCGGCGTTAGCGCGGAACACCGCTGCGGCATATCATATCCTGGTAAAGTTGCTAGTAGGAGGGAGGGAACAAGGTGTCTTCAGATGTGACCGTAACCGGTTTTCCCAGGCGAAAGGTCAAGGTCGAGGTTGTCGTGGCCGACGTCACGACGAGCGTCGTGGCGAGCGGTCGCCTCGTCGTGCCGGCTCCGAAACCGGACATCGCGTCGATCCTCGATACCCAGGCACAAGTGACTATTTCTCAGGTGAGCGTGATCCCTGGGGCAGTGGTGGTGCAAGGTAACGTGAACGTGAATATCCTCTACGTCTCCACTGCGCCGTCGCAGCCCGTGCATGCCTTTGAGGGCACGTTGCCCCTATTCGGAAGCGTAAGCGTGCCTGGGGTTTTCACGGGCATGATCCCCGAGGTGCGTGTGACGAACGTCTTTGCAACATCGCGGCTCGTCGATCCAAGGACGGTCGACGTGAATGTGTTGGTATCTCTGCGCGTGCGGGTGTTGAGGGAGGAGATAAGCGAGATAGTGATCGGTGTGCCCCCCACGATCGTGATCCCGACGGTGGCGGTTCCTGTGACCCCTGTGGTGAAACGACGCGTGGTTACCGTGGAGCGCGCTGTGCTGCAGGGAGAGTCTGAAACCGTTGTGACCGGGACGATATCGATACCGCCTGACAAGCCGGGCGCGTCCCAGATCATCCGAACGGACGCCGCGGCGTCGGTAAGCACCGCCCAGGTCCTGAGGGACAAAGTGGTGGTGAACGGGACCGTGTCCGTGCGCGTCCTTTACGTGGCCATAAGCGCCGGGCAGCCCGTTTTCTCGGTCGACGGCGCCTTGAGCTTCAGCACCATCGTGAGCCTGCCGGGTGTGCAACCCGGGATGTTTGCGCTGGCCTCTGTGCGGGTCGAGACGGCTGACGCAGAGATCGTGAACGCGCGCACGCTCCGAGTGAGGGCTGTGCTCCACGTGTCTGTGGTCGTCACTGTGGATAAAGACCTCACGCTCGTCACGGCCATCGACAACCTGCCGGGACCGCTGGTGGCTGTGCGACGGGATTTCCTTGTGGAAGAGATCGTCGGCCAGGTGGAAGACAGCTCCACGATTCCCGTGCGGATCGTCGTGCCGGCCGAGCTGCCCGCGGTTGGTCGCGTGATCCAGCCGTTGGCACGAGCCCGTGTTACAAGGGTCACGGTCTTGGACGGAGTGGTGCTGGTCGAGGGCACCTTACGGATCACTGTGCTTTATTCGGATCTTCCGTCCCAGAGGGTGTTCGCAACCGTCCAGACGGTGCCCTTCTCGCTGACACTACGCGTGCCGGGCGCTGTGCCCGCATACTACGCCGTGTGCGACGTGGACGTCACAAGGGTCGTGGCCGTCCCCGTTGAGGCACGCGCCGTAAACGTGAGAGTAGGCCTGCGCGGCTGGGCGATGGTCACGCGGATCGACACGGTCTCGGCCGTGGTGGGCGTGAACGACCCGACAACCGCGAGCGCGGGTGAGCAGGGACCTACGTCGGGCCGCGTGCACGTAGTGCAAGTGGGCGAGACGCTATACCAGATAGCCCGGCGGTACGGCACAACCGTTGCGGCGCTCACGCAAGCAAACGCGATCCCGGACCCTGACCGCATCGAGGTCGGAGACACGCTGGTTATCCCATGAGTCGAGCGCGGCGCGGTCGCGGTGAGTCTCCGCCGCTGTCCGCGAGGAGAATGCGAAGGCTGAGGATTGCCCATACGCCGTCCGCCGCGAGGGAACTTCGATGGCTGAGGATCACCCATGCCTGCGTGCGGCGCGCGCGTGCGGGGCGCGCGTGCCGCGAGCGCGGCGCCGACCCGGGAGCGGAGGGGGATCGAGCGGGGAGAGGGCGGTTCCCGTCCCGCCCAGTCCAGCACCGGCGCGCGGACCCTCTCGGTCGTCGGGGGCAGCTCCAATCGTGCCGTGCAGGAGTCCACGATGAAAGCACCCTTCCAACGGAGACCGTTGCCAGCCCACGGAATGCCGCATATGCGCGGGTACCTGCGTGTTGCAGTAACCAGCAGGGCGGCGGCAGGACAGCCGGGTCGCGTTGTCGAACTAACACTAGGCCGCCTTGGGCCCGCCAACAACCTTGTGGGAGATCATTGGAATGGTGCAGCAAGGAAACGCTACGCGGGGGAAGGGGACAGAATTGGAGGACAAATACGCGAAATACGCTGAGCTAGCAAGGAGCCTAGGTGCCGTTGACGCCCTTGTGATCGATGCACGGGACATAGTGTTCGACCCCAGGACCTACCTTAAGTGCATGTACGGCTGTTCCACCTGGGGGAAATGCTGGGTGTGCCCGTCAGCCCCTGGGGCGCTGAAGCCATGGGAGGCCGAGCAGGTATTGTCGCGCTACAGGCGCGCCCTGCTC
This is a stretch of genomic DNA from Bacillota bacterium. It encodes these proteins:
- a CDS encoding LysM peptidoglycan-binding domain-containing protein, with translation MAGSQRPTRWKRTLRFGMKGHDVALLQEELSRLGYYTYDIDGVFGFLTKEAVRELQKAHRLRVDGIAGKEVFAVIRSGLAKPVLRHCVARGETCAHIARRYNIPIELLLHANGLRDPEVHEGQQLDIPVSRLLAFFAGGDAAERSWSSYERHLAYISAVAPRWFTLEADGTVTGEPAKRVVSLASLADIRVVPVVAPGPPGRRGLGATDDGDRNQPSPGDRGSVTESGASSDGGPRVPQEEAAARDEGSALEAVLMDAAARRTAMKCITAAAARSRANGIILSVAGAPSPSPADAYALTSFVRELAFALERDKRDLTIEIPAPRIAAGGVGKEGDPGERPLEYEELARVTRNLVVRLHEEPERLAMPGPPASPALARTVIRHMMRFIPPWKMILGIPLFGVDFSAAPGALPMRRAHSETKDILDIYKPSVVRVEPGGACMFRYRSFRVNHTVFFTDALAAGSYADLAIKFNLAGLAVADLGDEDPLVWDAFRTRFKALRESVLPA
- a CDS encoding DUF3794 domain-containing protein, with amino-acid sequence MAVGVELKEELLKVEQVVGETTARKVLREMLTIPENLPTAEKVISVDADILTSSFQLIRGKVLVEGTIRVRALYVARVAAGTQPVQLLEQDVSFEVIAEIPGTDPSMNAFIDVDIHDVSFDLVDVRTLDVRLVLSAMVKVTRTEQIEVVTEVTGPPDLQVARELLKVEDVVGEATAQALVSSRLAVPPEKPDIESVISAEAKPRLTDVQVLDGQVVAEGLIDVDVLYAAVPHDPYMPRLPVHFFSTQLRFSQVIEVPGAAVGMRAQVRLVLEAVTFTELDFRTVSVDVVLKLTAKVTVVRQLEVVTEVTSKTTVLDVEKRLLRVEDVIGEDTVQTILKEALEVPREKPNIERVLRIDCSVKEASYRIIDGKVIVEGVVELQTLYVAQTPERDQPVHHMSHRLKFTQVVEVPGTQEGFLAETRIAIEHVDFEVLDDRHFTAKVLVGVFAKVTEPVQLNVVVNVVVVTPPEVPCAQPTIVMVTIQPGDTLWALARKYNTTVAAIIHANPGIQPENLQVGQVIQIPACPAPKG
- a CDS encoding DUF3794 domain-containing protein encodes the protein MVLRRERLKLFEVVGERLTSVTLRSVQSVPNGKPDVQKILSIVNVTVSATGTPLPHKVVVEGTATVQTIYVAATADQPVHHMEHTISFVQFADVPGSQPGMTVLVRPRVTFSDIVIRNPREIEIELIIELLVKVTQLVQLDVVTDVMFKSIPVKVEKNLVRVERVVGENTGQVILSNTLTVPAGKPPMMKILGIISTEVMPTEVRVIPDLVIIQGQIRTQILYVANLPDQPVHHMHQTVNFLVNIRIPGAMPGLMVELFPTVEFAQATLVDPMTLMQDIVISIFAKVTEIQQMRVVTDVRSDRIPINAVRQLVAIEDVVNESTQQVNVRQQVTVPAEKPAAAKIISVFSSAVEITRSDILDGKVIIEGRLVLQVIYVAALPDQPVHHMHLEVPFTTFVDLPGAAAGMNIFVRPRVEFASAQLLPVGVTPPPEIGTRDVLVDAIVELFVKVTKTVQKHVVVDVLVPDEFRDMN
- a CDS encoding DUF3794 domain-containing protein, with product MSSDVTVTGFPRRKVKVEVVVADVTTSVVASGRLVVPAPKPDIASILDTQAQVTISQVSVIPGAVVVQGNVNVNILYVSTAPSQPVHAFEGTLPLFGSVSVPGVFTGMIPEVRVTNVFATSRLVDPRTVDVNVLVSLRVRVLREEISEIVIGVPPTIVIPTVAVPVTPVVKRRVVTVERAVLQGESETVVTGTISIPPDKPGASQIIRTDAAASVSTAQVLRDKVVVNGTVSVRVLYVAISAGQPVFSVDGALSFSTIVSLPGVQPGMFALASVRVETADAEIVNARTLRVRAVLHVSVVVTVDKDLTLVTAIDNLPGPLVAVRRDFLVEEIVGQVEDSSTIPVRIVVPAELPAVGRVIQPLARARVTRVTVLDGVVLVEGTLRITVLYSDLPSQRVFATVQTVPFSLTLRVPGAVPAYYAVCDVDVTRVVAVPVEARAVNVRVGLRGWAMVTRIDTVSAVVGVNDPTTASAGEQGPTSGRVHVVQVGETLYQIARRYGTTVAALTQANAIPDPDRIEVGDTLVIP
- a CDS encoding NDP-sugar synthase, which codes for MKAVVLAGGRGTRLRPLTHDTPKGLVPMVTRPFIEYQIELLRTHGIHRIVLCLNYMASEFSKLVQDGSKWGVSVEYAVEETPLGTAGAIKNCEAFLGGERALVLNGDILTDIDLARLLAEHEESGSVVTITTATVDDPAAYGLVLADREGRVTGFLEKPGWDEAAVNTINAGIYVIEPSVIAALPQGREVSFEREVIPALLAKGAAVRAHSTHGYWLDIGTPRNYLKAHMDVLDGRIDVMIPGRKVGRGIWTGKNPAVHRTARLTGPVVMGHHVSVQARAHVGPRVVLGHGCTVAEGAQVSESVLHENVHVGKGARVRRCVLAAGVRVGDACCLDSMIVASSSSIGAWTCVDPGLAAPLLE
- a CDS encoding GDP-mannose 4,6-dehydratase, which produces MPRALVTGITGFAGSHLAEYLLSRNDVEVFGTVRWRSRTENIDAFRDRVRLVECDLSDATSVDSVIRDVRPDLIFHLAAQSFVPTSWLAPAETLMNNILGELNLFEAVRRAGIDPLIQIACSSEEYGLVYEDEVPINEQNPLRPQSPYAVSKIAQDFLGYQYFRSYGLRIVRTRTFNHTGPRRGEVFATSNFAKQIAEIEHGLAEPVLKVGNLEARRDFTDVRDVVRAYWLALERGEPGEVYVIASGRAYRISEVANMLLSMSNTEIRIEQDPSRMRPSDVPILLGDATKFRRRTGWEPVIPFEKTLADLLDYWRGKVKARCAAHETICRDHGGGADQGCVAGKDGGSGGDGGNGA